The Teredinibacter sp. KSP-S5-2 genome includes a window with the following:
- a CDS encoding ricin-type beta-trefoil lectin domain protein — protein MKNLSKVPALAIAAALLSGASWADIDISSTIQLGAAPDGVSNAYDQSAVVNFNVPLEDVGKYVDIHIGSSSPLQLNLIQGNRNGDKGPWWSSPADWSGNVAGTNIPKANNRIEFHVEKAGSYTLILTALNDSPDREVWKSTWLAPRDITVPYTIKSAVASPARLEGAMSEIDASTFDDTFVLGAASANNKGYIEAETHQKSTFNWQAYSEEHSKAFNEFFKLTDINETTWGSRVGGQKPHDPNYKNGGDASGPINIAHFNFNPGDRVLDASAWTHEVGHIFTLAYGMTYAHTYYLNEKNEKVARYNNVEPAANYFREWIADPEGAGGMEKNEYLALAKAMLIRGRYLKFGNDPDIDMYAVMNSDAFMLMLKNFMGSWDFLINTIQWYQAQNPKVSFKEKEAEEFFHLQLINQIAAIDPAKADIWKAQLVYWGLNYTYLSGITPVDADGDGFVVGMDADDSDPTISPLRDEYLYTNVDTDLSGFENDGVLVPAANIGESLWVGANLSKNQRSNTATQGSIFLVNGRSGFCLDPNGSARAVGNDFIPWYCDLNSSSMVWSLPPQGLGVQIKHFNDNVCVSSTGNVLDPVVKFAACNGSDDKQVWLKVLQANGGTAYQNVNSGLCLSIENASLKAGPSVKIIEETCVDNDIQQWDSAVYDVQVTRRRTALLANENLLLNVDSHGKPIRVDIYAGNAPRVDRNNKLVDPGSEPSPFVVEYVDDGAGGYDRYKSHNLVYQTDFSVNPSVDFTALSSGVYTIEFVGRTNDVDYAHPISYTRGSSPVSHYTVDVSTNVTQTVVGTVYPQWSSSSVYQAGARVAYQGHDFEANWYADQYSPPVVGGQYGAWDDLGPSQVVTQALARGEIYPTANTSVPAGTPFTITARSDMGYALAHFLVDGQVVQPDNADQIGPKTLTLPSVTANTSIQAVFKPEVRLTTSANIVAANKVVQDSRWDGEGETFVLSAPAQVDGRNFQGWSMDASAPATIAASYLPNTTVVVNGDVNIEAVYDTNQHLQNLSVLQCLANNGGDITTADCANTSTLVRWEQLDSLTAPGYMQIQQFNVYGMGGCLQTTNNLVGSAVEEAACNDVSDRQWKKIVRDDGKIRLQNNASGLCLSVSNTGDIIQAGCADFSANSDWRFTTRPDSGIEMSFTVIKNTATGRCVDSEMAGTNIGSKTIEYTCSTNDNFLWSLVQSKTQSGSWMLKQYKSKNCLSVSDQTAGSDIVLNKCDDSDAVLWTKEIQADGSVKFQNAHSNLCLNSSSVPEGPNSFYYLTQESCSSTNQMNWLPTLNL, from the coding sequence ATGAAAAACTTGTCAAAAGTTCCCGCTTTGGCTATTGCTGCCGCACTTTTGAGTGGGGCAAGCTGGGCTGATATTGATATCAGTTCCACGATTCAATTGGGGGCAGCGCCTGATGGCGTAAGCAACGCTTACGACCAGTCTGCAGTGGTGAATTTTAATGTTCCGCTAGAAGATGTGGGCAAGTATGTCGATATTCATATAGGTAGTAGCTCACCTCTTCAACTCAATTTGATCCAGGGGAATCGTAACGGCGACAAAGGGCCATGGTGGTCTTCGCCCGCTGATTGGAGTGGTAATGTTGCTGGTACGAATATTCCGAAAGCAAACAACCGCATTGAATTTCATGTCGAAAAGGCGGGAAGTTACACGTTAATCCTGACCGCGTTGAACGATTCTCCTGACCGGGAAGTGTGGAAGAGTACTTGGTTAGCACCGAGGGATATTACTGTGCCCTATACGATAAAAAGCGCCGTTGCTTCACCAGCCCGCTTGGAAGGTGCAATGTCGGAAATTGATGCCAGTACCTTTGATGACACCTTTGTTTTGGGCGCAGCCAGTGCCAATAATAAAGGCTATATCGAGGCGGAAACTCATCAGAAAAGTACGTTCAATTGGCAGGCTTACAGTGAAGAGCACTCAAAAGCGTTCAATGAATTTTTTAAGTTGACGGATATTAATGAAACCACCTGGGGGTCTCGAGTAGGTGGTCAAAAGCCCCATGATCCAAATTATAAAAATGGTGGAGATGCTTCAGGTCCAATTAATATTGCCCATTTTAATTTCAATCCAGGCGATCGAGTATTGGATGCTTCTGCCTGGACCCATGAAGTTGGCCATATTTTTACTCTGGCCTATGGCATGACCTATGCACACACTTACTACCTGAATGAGAAAAATGAGAAGGTTGCTAGATACAATAACGTCGAACCGGCGGCGAACTATTTTCGGGAATGGATTGCCGACCCCGAAGGTGCTGGCGGTATGGAAAAGAACGAATATCTTGCGCTTGCCAAAGCCATGTTGATTCGCGGCCGTTATTTAAAATTTGGCAATGACCCGGATATTGATATGTATGCGGTTATGAATAGCGATGCGTTCATGTTGATGTTAAAGAATTTTATGGGCTCATGGGATTTTCTGATTAATACCATTCAGTGGTATCAAGCTCAGAACCCTAAAGTAAGCTTTAAAGAAAAGGAAGCCGAAGAGTTTTTCCATTTGCAATTGATTAATCAGATTGCTGCAATCGACCCGGCCAAAGCGGATATATGGAAAGCGCAACTTGTTTATTGGGGACTGAACTACACCTATTTATCGGGCATTACACCAGTGGACGCAGATGGTGATGGTTTTGTTGTCGGAATGGATGCGGATGATTCAGACCCAACGATCAGTCCACTTCGTGATGAATATCTATATACCAATGTCGATACTGACCTCAGTGGTTTTGAGAATGACGGAGTATTGGTTCCTGCTGCGAATATTGGCGAAAGCTTGTGGGTGGGTGCTAACCTGAGCAAAAACCAACGTTCTAATACTGCGACTCAGGGGTCTATTTTTTTGGTAAATGGGAGGAGCGGTTTCTGTCTTGACCCCAATGGTAGCGCACGCGCTGTTGGTAATGATTTCATTCCGTGGTATTGCGATCTAAACAGTTCATCTATGGTGTGGTCGCTACCACCGCAAGGTTTGGGCGTTCAAATAAAACACTTCAATGATAATGTTTGTGTCAGCAGTACCGGCAACGTGCTGGATCCTGTTGTTAAATTTGCTGCTTGTAATGGTTCCGACGATAAACAAGTTTGGTTAAAAGTATTACAAGCCAATGGCGGCACAGCATATCAAAACGTAAATTCGGGGTTATGTTTGTCCATAGAAAATGCATCGTTGAAGGCGGGTCCTTCGGTGAAAATTATCGAAGAAACTTGTGTCGACAATGACATCCAGCAATGGGACTCGGCGGTATATGATGTACAGGTAACTCGTCGTCGAACTGCGTTACTCGCGAATGAGAATTTGCTATTGAATGTTGACTCGCATGGTAAGCCCATTCGTGTAGATATTTATGCCGGTAATGCGCCTAGAGTGGATCGCAATAATAAATTGGTTGATCCGGGAAGTGAGCCTTCGCCTTTTGTCGTTGAATATGTAGATGATGGTGCTGGAGGATATGATCGCTATAAGAGTCACAACCTTGTATACCAAACAGACTTTTCTGTTAACCCTAGCGTTGATTTCACTGCTTTGAGTTCAGGTGTATATACCATTGAGTTTGTTGGGCGCACTAACGATGTCGATTATGCTCATCCAATAAGTTATACCCGAGGAAGTTCACCTGTATCGCATTACACTGTAGATGTATCAACAAATGTTACTCAAACTGTAGTAGGCACCGTGTACCCGCAATGGAGTTCAAGTTCTGTTTATCAGGCGGGTGCACGAGTTGCGTATCAAGGCCATGATTTTGAAGCGAACTGGTATGCTGATCAATACTCACCACCTGTTGTGGGTGGCCAATATGGTGCATGGGATGATCTTGGGCCATCACAAGTAGTAACACAGGCATTGGCTCGCGGAGAAATTTACCCAACTGCGAATACATCTGTGCCAGCAGGTACACCGTTTACCATCACTGCACGTTCAGACATGGGATACGCACTCGCACACTTCCTAGTGGATGGTCAAGTTGTGCAACCGGATAACGCCGATCAGATTGGTCCAAAAACGTTAACATTGCCAAGCGTAACGGCTAATACATCGATTCAGGCTGTTTTTAAACCGGAGGTTCGTTTAACGACCAGTGCCAATATCGTTGCGGCAAATAAAGTGGTTCAAGATAGCCGTTGGGATGGTGAAGGCGAGACTTTTGTTTTGAGCGCGCCAGCACAAGTGGATGGTCGAAACTTCCAGGGTTGGTCTATGGATGCTTCTGCGCCAGCGACTATTGCTGCGAGCTATTTACCGAATACCACGGTGGTAGTGAATGGTGATGTGAACATTGAGGCGGTATATGATACCAATCAACATCTACAAAACTTGAGTGTACTGCAATGCCTTGCAAACAATGGCGGCGACATCACCACGGCTGATTGCGCTAACACCAGCACATTAGTGCGTTGGGAACAGCTCGATTCGCTTACCGCACCAGGCTACATGCAAATTCAGCAATTTAATGTTTACGGCATGGGCGGATGTTTACAAACCACAAATAACCTCGTTGGTAGCGCTGTGGAAGAGGCTGCGTGTAACGATGTGAGTGACCGGCAGTGGAAAAAAATTGTGCGGGACGATGGTAAGATCAGACTGCAGAATAATGCCAGCGGCTTATGTTTAAGTGTGAGCAATACGGGAGATATAATCCAAGCAGGCTGCGCAGACTTTTCCGCTAACTCGGATTGGCGTTTTACCACTCGTCCAGACAGTGGCATAGAAATGAGTTTCACTGTGATCAAAAATACAGCCACTGGTCGATGTGTCGATTCTGAAATGGCCGGGACGAATATAGGAAGCAAAACAATCGAATATACGTGTTCTACTAACGACAATTTTTTGTGGTCCCTGGTTCAATCTAAGACTCAATCAGGCTCGTGGATGTTAAAGCAATATAAGTCTAAAAACTGTCTGTCTGTAAGTGATCAAACAGCTGGATCCGATATTGTGCTCAATAAGTGTGATGACTCGGATGCCGTTTTATGGACAAAAGAAATTCAAGCCGATGGTTCCGTCAAATTTCAAAACGCCCATAGCAACTTGTGTTTGAATAGCTCTTCTGTTCCAGAAGGACCGAACAGTTTTTATTATCTGACTCAAGAGTCTTGTTCTTCCACCAATCAGATGAACTGGTTGCCAACTCTGAACCTATAA
- a CDS encoding ricin-type beta-trefoil lectin domain protein gives MKNLSRVSAVAIASALLSGAGWAVDLSGTVTMGALNGDGVDYPYDQSAVIPFNVSSEDVGKYISIEINSQTPVQLNVSRGHRNWSKELWTYGDWNQSIAGQTRPVANTRVEFQPAIPGRYTLVLTTRNDHAGRYSWEKHLMAPRDVVLPYSIATNVASQIYKNAESTYALEETFPDTFSIGEITWKEKAYRDAQVVQKSSFNWQAYNEEYFKVFNEYFSLTKKKFTKYGTFVPYQIPFEPNYKPAADASSPIRVTIPYLNFSDRVLDPTAWTHEVGHVFSHAVGWEYGFDAPGPSGGNERYESWETTANYYREWLSDPDGRGGAEKQEFIRHSKLMLSFLGELKHGYDPDIDPHRVMINQGVMLLLKNYIGNWDFLQNTIEWYLSQNVPPADGDEQSEQLLVARLLIEIEAIDPAKATVWKNQLAHWGLNYPVLANANPVDGDNDGFVAGLDTNDNDASISPARDEYFYSGVDTDYSGYANDGVLVPINFKAESFLLGSDLSKNVYEGDPGSPDIRGSHVLVNGASAYCLYSHYSVNADNLVWSCFNFPNMAWDIQQVANGLRIKQFAENLCLSSTSNGVKLQTCNSADNKQTWERITQANGGFGYKNKNSGKCLSVDGHSYFNGAGVIEEACSATEFQQWDYVSFNVKTTRRRTLLAAGENLKLDVESHGVPIQIDVYQGNAPYIGPNNEIFNHTSSITATMSSVNSVDERHKTHHLVYQTDPAVNQHLDFVAPLSGIYTIEFTALAVDSDYAHPITYKHTNAVVDMHNICVSINGATTNPICHPDWNDAAKPLSVGDKVSYKGKYYVSTVNWNYQEPSDSPWNTAWDELNETLVAVESSRGKVYPKYNSFAAGGRPFTFTARSEMGYELDHFLVDGQVVLPDNPDALGPKTVTIANVSSSMSIEAVFKPEVRLHTYANITPANEVIETSRWNAQGKTFSLNAPAQVNGRGFQGWQIDNNGPAIIAAAYSASTTVVVNGDVSIQAIYETDQHIQSLKSGLCVGNSGSDMQAVACQTGGPVARWEQVDSVQPGFVQIKQYNVYGYGTCVQSTNTIAGSAVTDDFCIDSANQQWTKLVQDNGAVKLKNGASNLCLTINNTGDLIQEDCNSTTLDNEWRFTTAPSEPAAMGATRIKNLSGNYCFDSFWGNTDPGTAIIAYTCNSFDSLLWYQVPASNGSDDVMLKQHKSKHCMQANDMQSGSQLTLGICSENANTLWEKIVQADGSVKYKNRYSLLCISKNPTTTAPDNVYYVTQRDCDTATEVTWQSLTNL, from the coding sequence ATGAAAAACTTGTCAAGAGTTTCTGCTGTGGCTATTGCCTCTGCACTTCTTAGCGGGGCTGGCTGGGCAGTTGATCTGTCTGGTACTGTTACCATGGGTGCATTAAATGGTGATGGTGTTGACTATCCCTATGACCAATCCGCGGTCATACCATTTAATGTCTCGTCCGAAGATGTGGGGAAATATATTTCTATAGAAATAAATAGCCAGACACCGGTTCAGTTGAATGTGTCGCGAGGCCATAGAAACTGGTCAAAAGAATTATGGACGTATGGTGATTGGAATCAGAGTATTGCCGGTCAGACACGCCCTGTTGCCAACACTCGCGTTGAATTTCAGCCTGCTATACCCGGCCGTTATACTTTGGTACTTACTACGCGCAATGATCACGCCGGGCGATATTCCTGGGAAAAACACCTTATGGCGCCTCGTGATGTTGTACTGCCATATTCTATTGCTACTAATGTGGCCTCACAGATATATAAAAATGCTGAAAGCACTTATGCATTAGAAGAGACTTTTCCTGATACGTTTTCAATTGGTGAAATTACCTGGAAAGAAAAGGCATACCGCGATGCTCAGGTCGTACAAAAAAGCAGCTTTAATTGGCAGGCATATAATGAAGAGTACTTTAAAGTTTTTAACGAATACTTTTCTCTGACCAAGAAAAAATTTACTAAATATGGCACGTTCGTTCCGTACCAGATACCTTTTGAACCCAATTATAAGCCGGCAGCCGATGCGTCCAGCCCTATCCGAGTGACTATTCCCTATTTGAATTTTAGCGATAGAGTGTTAGACCCAACTGCCTGGACACATGAAGTCGGTCATGTTTTCAGTCATGCCGTGGGTTGGGAATATGGTTTTGACGCGCCTGGGCCTTCAGGTGGGAATGAAAGATATGAGAGCTGGGAAACGACAGCGAATTATTACCGCGAGTGGCTTTCAGACCCCGACGGCCGAGGCGGTGCCGAGAAGCAAGAGTTTATTCGTCATTCTAAACTGATGCTTTCGTTTTTAGGCGAGCTCAAGCATGGCTACGATCCGGATATCGATCCACATAGAGTGATGATCAATCAGGGCGTTATGCTGTTATTAAAAAACTACATCGGTAATTGGGATTTTTTACAAAACACCATTGAGTGGTATCTGTCTCAAAACGTGCCTCCTGCTGACGGCGATGAACAGTCTGAGCAGTTGTTGGTGGCGAGGTTACTGATCGAAATAGAAGCCATCGATCCGGCAAAAGCCACCGTATGGAAAAATCAGTTGGCCCATTGGGGATTAAATTACCCGGTATTGGCAAACGCTAACCCTGTTGATGGGGATAATGATGGTTTTGTTGCCGGGTTAGATACTAACGACAACGATGCATCGATCAGTCCTGCGCGTGATGAATATTTCTATTCTGGCGTTGATACGGACTATAGTGGATATGCGAACGATGGCGTGCTTGTGCCTATTAATTTCAAAGCCGAGAGTTTTTTACTTGGTTCTGATTTAAGTAAGAACGTGTATGAGGGGGATCCTGGTTCGCCGGATATACGTGGTAGTCATGTTTTGGTGAATGGTGCAAGCGCTTATTGTTTATACAGTCATTACAGCGTTAATGCAGACAATCTTGTTTGGTCGTGCTTTAACTTCCCTAATATGGCATGGGATATTCAGCAAGTGGCCAATGGTCTGCGTATAAAACAGTTTGCTGAAAATTTATGCCTTTCTTCCACCAGTAATGGCGTTAAGTTACAGACATGTAATAGCGCTGATAATAAGCAGACATGGGAAAGAATTACGCAAGCGAATGGTGGGTTTGGCTACAAAAATAAAAATTCAGGCAAGTGTTTGTCAGTTGACGGCCATTCTTATTTCAATGGTGCCGGTGTTATTGAGGAAGCGTGTTCGGCAACGGAATTCCAGCAATGGGATTATGTTTCTTTTAATGTAAAAACAACCCGTCGACGTACACTGCTTGCTGCCGGTGAAAACCTGAAACTGGATGTTGAATCTCATGGTGTGCCGATTCAGATAGATGTTTACCAAGGTAACGCTCCGTATATTGGGCCGAATAATGAGATTTTTAATCATACTAGTTCTATTACCGCTACCATGAGTTCGGTGAATAGTGTGGATGAAAGACATAAAACCCATCATTTGGTTTACCAAACTGACCCTGCGGTGAATCAGCATCTTGATTTTGTTGCACCTTTATCTGGTATTTATACCATTGAGTTTACAGCTTTGGCGGTAGACAGTGATTACGCACACCCCATTACCTACAAGCACACTAATGCTGTGGTTGATATGCATAACATCTGCGTATCAATTAATGGTGCCACAACAAACCCGATCTGCCATCCCGATTGGAATGATGCGGCTAAGCCATTATCGGTGGGTGACAAGGTCAGTTACAAAGGGAAATACTACGTTTCGACCGTTAACTGGAATTATCAAGAGCCGTCGGATAGCCCCTGGAATACGGCTTGGGATGAATTAAACGAGACGCTTGTTGCGGTAGAGAGTAGCCGTGGAAAAGTTTACCCCAAGTACAATTCTTTTGCTGCTGGGGGGAGACCATTTACCTTTACTGCGCGATCAGAAATGGGATACGAGTTGGATCACTTTCTGGTTGATGGACAAGTTGTGCTTCCAGACAACCCGGATGCCCTTGGGCCTAAGACGGTAACGATTGCCAACGTGAGCTCGAGCATGAGTATTGAGGCGGTATTTAAACCTGAGGTCAGGTTGCATACTTACGCCAATATTACGCCAGCAAATGAAGTGATTGAAACCAGCCGCTGGAATGCACAAGGAAAAACCTTTTCATTAAATGCACCAGCACAGGTAAATGGTCGAGGTTTCCAGGGTTGGCAGATTGATAATAATGGGCCAGCCATCATAGCCGCTGCTTACAGTGCGTCGACCACTGTTGTGGTGAACGGTGATGTCAGTATTCAAGCTATATACGAAACGGATCAACATATTCAAAGTTTAAAATCCGGATTGTGCGTGGGTAATTCGGGCTCAGATATGCAGGCCGTTGCATGTCAAACTGGAGGCCCTGTGGCACGTTGGGAGCAGGTGGATTCTGTTCAACCGGGGTTTGTGCAAATCAAGCAATATAATGTTTACGGTTACGGCACATGTGTCCAGTCAACAAATACGATTGCGGGAAGCGCTGTCACTGATGATTTTTGCATCGATTCCGCGAATCAACAGTGGACTAAATTGGTTCAGGATAATGGTGCGGTTAAGTTGAAAAACGGAGCCAGCAACTTATGCTTGACGATCAATAACACCGGTGACCTGATTCAGGAAGATTGCAACAGTACAACTCTGGACAACGAGTGGCGATTCACTACAGCGCCTTCGGAGCCTGCCGCAATGGGCGCAACCCGAATAAAGAATCTCTCAGGTAATTACTGTTTTGATTCATTTTGGGGGAATACTGATCCTGGTACCGCAATCATCGCGTACACGTGCAACTCGTTTGATTCCCTGTTGTGGTACCAAGTGCCGGCGAGTAATGGTTCCGATGATGTGATGTTGAAGCAGCATAAGTCAAAACACTGTATGCAAGCCAATGATATGCAGTCCGGTAGTCAATTAACTCTGGGTATTTGTTCAGAAAATGCCAATACACTTTGGGAAAAAATTGTACAAGCCGATGGCAGCGTGAAGTATAAAAACCGATACAGCTTATTGTGTATTAGTAAGAATCCAACCACCACCGCACCGGATAATGTTTATTATGTCACCCAGCGGGATTGTGATACGGCAACGGAAGTGACGTGGCAGTCGTTAACTAATCTCTAA